AAACCAGTTTTTTACTTAAACACCGGTATTTATCTAAGCATCGGTATTTAATGCTTCGTTTATTTTTTAAGCACCTTGCATTGTACATGGCCTAGTGATAAATTCACAATTACATCCAAAACAAATGTACACTTTGTCAAAACTCAAAAAAAAAAGGATATACTTTTTTTTCTCCAAAATGGGTACCCTTTGCCTCTACAATTGATGCATATAGCTCTTTATTGCAAAGTCACAGTAAAATGTTACAATTATTACAATTCAACGAACACAAAGAGACTCAGCATGGATAAGCCACCTTAAGATAACTAAAAAGAAATGGCGCCAGATCATCATGAAGTTAGGCGCCTCTCACCGGCTATAGAAATCTCGTGCTAACATTGCTAATGGTTGCTCCCATTATCCATATTCTGGTTGTCTTCCGACGGCTACAGAAAGGATCACATATGGATCCAATGCGTAACAAAGGGATAACCTTTAGAAATTATGGAAACTTTTTTTTGTTAAAGATAAAATCATTAGGAACTGTCCACGTGGCTCATAATAAAGCATACACATCAACTAGAATGTGGTCTTTATCCTTTTTTGATACATTTAATCAATTTTAAACGGATTTGTAACACTAGATGGAGTAGGTATATTAAAAGTCATGTAAATAAACCTCCATATATTTTTTGTAAAAGGGCATAAAAAAAGATGTTGTATTATCTCCCTGTGATAAAAAAAACAACACTTAGTGCACTCATGCAAATTCCGTTTGATGAGATTATCTTTAGTTAAAATCATTTCCTTATGaaagaaccacataaaaatttGATTTTAAATGGGACCTTAATCTTTTAGATATATTTCTTAAGATAAATATACATGGTTGAACTTGCGGAAATACTTTTGTACCCCCACCTGGGTGTAGGTGTTTCCGTCCCCGTCCATTTATTCATCTAGATTTGTGTCCATCATGGTAGTTGAGAACTTGAGCTGGAAGTATTCTGCCACCAGGTGTTAATTTGGGCCTTCTCATTCTTAGAAAAAGTTAAATACTAGATGCAGTGTTACATGATGTTTGCAGGGTGTCTGATAAAAAAATGGCCTATTGCTCTAATTCCCAAAAAGCAAAACTGCCGGATTTTTACAGGATGTTTGCCAGCTAAGCTAGAGTCACATGAGCAGTAGGGAAATCCGGCAAGAAACACAGCTGCCCCGTCAGCTCTCTGAAGATAGCAGTTACTGAAGCTTCCAGATCCGTCAGCTCGCCTGGCCCGCCGGAGCTTCCAGTTCAGCTCAGCTCAGCTCAGCTCAGCTCTGGTGTACTTTCCACCGTCGGATGCCCACGCGCGCAACCCTATCTCAAAAACCGCCAGGAGTCCCCGTCCCCATGGCATCCCGAGCGTGCGGCCATTCCGGCCTCCCGGCGGCTCGCCGGCACGCGGGTCGCCACGCCCTCCTGCTCCCGGCGGCGTCGGCGGCTCCCCCTTGCGTCTCGCAGCCCGCTTCCCGTCGGAGAAGCCACGCTCACCTAGCCTGCGCCGCTGCCGGCCTTCATTCCACGGAAGCACGCCGCGGGCTGGAGTTCTCCTCCACTAGCAGCGCTGACCGTCCTCCTGCCCTCTGCTGGACTAGCTCCGGTGCTCCCCGGGTCGTCTCCTCTTCTTACCTTGGTAAGCAGCCCTTAGCCTGCTATGGATTGCGTGACCTTTCTCTGCTGCCAGTAACCAAATCCAAATCTGATCCATACATTGAGGTTCGATTCTGCTGCGCAAGATTCGGGTTGACTCTGTTGCATTGCCCGTCTCATCGTCGAAATGACTAGTGGTTCTTGGTGACGGGTTGTGCctttgacatgcttgatgaaatgACCGAACACACTCAATCGCATTGTCCTCACTGTGCTTGATGGAGCGCTCTAGAAGAAATAGCATAGCATGAAAGcgcagttgcaattgcaggaaacCCAAGGAAGCGCTCAACATGATCTAAAGTTTGTGGTCTCTCATGATCTCTCCACATTGCGCATCTATGTATAGCGTGTGCACTCAGTTATCCGTATGCAGGTCAACttctacatggcatgcatttccaTTTTGTATTTATGCCAAAGGGGACTTGCATATGTCTAGAATCTTCTTTATTGCAATCTGCTAGAATCATGCCTTTTTGTTATTTAGGTTATTATTCAATCTTGGCGAGGCATGCTATCTTTTTTTTAATCACATGGTTTCATTATAACAGCAAGATGTAGGTCGTTGTCATGGTTGAAGCCGATAAGGCATGATGTCAGAGTGCAAACATCCAATGTGAACCTTGGAGCTGGGAGCTATGATGGAGATCAAACAGGTAGCCATGGAGAACAGTTGGATAGCTCTGGTACCAAAAGTACAAATGAACCGTGAGTTCTCGTCCTTCACTGTTTTCCATCCAAGTTTTGTCCTGGCCTCTCACAAATGGCATTGAGCTTATATTGTGGACAATGCATGGCAGAGCAAAACCACTCGCGGGATATCGTTACATTCAAGCTATTGCTGTGGTGCTACTTCTGTGCGCACTGGCATCTGCTTTCATTGTTTTCTTTAAAGGACAGCCATCTGCAGTTGTAGCAGCGCTAGCAAAGTCAGGTTTCACGGCAGCATTTACACTGATTTTCGTATCGGAGATTGGGGATAAGGTATATAACCCATTCCCGTAGGcctctttctcttcttgctatccCTCTAGGTATATTTGATCTTGTCTCGTACCCTCCTCTAGaaaggtttttatttatttattctcaTTTCCTTCATAGTGGCCTGCTTCAAGTCTAGGGTTCACATACACTCTTTGTTGTCAGTCCTTTTTTTAAGGTTTAATACTCATGCTCTGTCACTAAAGACCCCTCTGTGGAGTCTTTTCTCGCGAGTAGAAGCTTGATATAATGAACCCTTGGTGAGTAATGTATAGCATTAAACATAGCAGCATGCAGCTTGATCTACAGTTTTGACTGTGAGTTCTGCTCTTAAGAGTTTTCTGTAAGATTCGAGTTTTATTACATTGATAACATACCGTATTTAGTTTAGACCTTAGATCACCATCAATTGTAGCAATATATATATACTCGTGCTCTGTCACTAAAATTCAGAGTCACCCCTCTGTGGAGTCTTTCTTCTCATGAGTAGAAGCTTGATATAATGAACACTTAGTGTGTAATGTATAGCATGTAACATAGCAGCATGCAGCTTGATCTACAGTTCTGATTGTGAGTATGCTCTTACGAATTTAGGAATTTGATTGTCAGTTCTGTAAGATTTGAGCTTTATTACATTGATAGCATACTGTGTTTAGTTTAGACCTTAGATCGCCATCAATTGTAGCTACATATTGTCCCATTAATCAGCGAACATGGACGATGCTGGGTGGCCGGCGATGCTCTCTGAGGTGGATGTGTGCAGTCCCGCAGTCCCGCAGCGACCCACCCCATGGTGGCACCTGCGCCGCTTGCGGCTCAGTAGTGCCCCTCTTAGGCAGCCTGTCCCTTTGTGGGCATGGCTGCCCCCGACCTGGCGCGCTGGACGTGCTGCCGGTGGGTTGCGCTGCCAAAGCTAGCGCTTTGAGAGAAAAGGGTCAGCACAGGAGGTCTTGGCGAAGGATGATAGTGCATGCAGTGGTGAGGAACCATGCTCTGGGCGAAAGCCCTGCCTTTCGGGGCCGGTGACGGCGACGCCTGAGGGCGCCGTTTTCCTCTTGTGGCGTCACCGAGGAGTTTCGGCACCTCCCTTGCCTAGGGTCTCATGTTTCGGGTGAAAACCTCAGATTTGGCTAGCcaaatcgggcgacgacggcgtctTGGACGTCGtaccctccttggaggcgtcgtcttGGGAACTTGAGTTCGGGCCGTACGTCTTCCTCGTGGATCTTAGCGCTGACCACATGGGAGGTGTCTTGCGATGCAGGTAGCGCGCTAGCCTCTCGAGTAGTATCGCGGTGGCTTGCGCGATGAGGATCTTCCTCGATCAGCGCGAGCATGCCTCTGGATGAGCAGTGGTGGGCTGGCCTCTGTGTTTGTTGGCGGGCTCTTGAAGGCGCACGCTTGCACGTCTGTCAAGGTTGCCGGGAGCTAGCCGCTGCGCCGACGGCGTTCCTCGGATTTGGGTCGAGGCCGGAGCAGCAATTGCTCCCAGCTGAGCCGTGGTGGGCTCGCGGGATTCAGGTGGTACGCGTCTTGGCTGCAGCTGGCAGGTTCTTGGTAATTTCGACGATGCGCGAGCACTGCGACTTTCATCGGCAAGGGTTCTGTCTTGCGGAGGAGCTCACTCTGTAGTGTCCCGGAGGAGCACTCGACGGATTTCGGCCTTTTTGTCGTAGTCTAGTTTGAGTGTCGGGTGTGTACTGTGGGTGTTCGGCCTTTTCTTAGGCTTGTAATGTAAACTTCCTTTCTATCAATGAATCGAAACGCAAaccttttgcgttttcgcgaaaaaaaaaaaaaatcagcgaaCATCCTATGCTTTGTGTTGGTGCTTATTTGATATGTTTAATATAGTCAAGTAAACCAAGAAATTTGACCTGATTGACCCTTCTTGTCTTTGCAGACATTTTTCATTGCTGCACTACTCGCTATGCAGTATCAGAAAGCATTGGTATGTGGTGGACCCTGACATTTTAGATCTGTCTCACCTTATTGCCTAGTTATTCCATTGTCCCTCTAATCTAGTTTTTCCTTCCCTGTGAGTCTCATCTTGATTGATAGAATAGTATATATAATGGTTTATGCCGTTTTGTGTATATGAAAGACTAGCATGCCCTTGTAACGGAATTCTGTCGAGGGGTCTTATGATCACTGGTCATTGCTCCTACATTTGTGTAAAAAGTTGGGCAGAGAACAACCCCTTGTAAACATAAGACATACCCTTGATCTATCCAAGAGCAGGAAGACTGTTAGTTTAGAGTTCAAGACATCAATGAAAGTGAGTTCGTTGCTAACTATGTGCTAAAAGGCAACGAGATAAAACACATATCAAACTACGTTTAGTTTATGGGGTCTTGACATGCCTTTGATGGTGCATAAATTATTGTGGTCTTCCTTACATGCACTTGAATCGCAGCATAGCACACAACCTGCCACTAGACTTTAGCACCATCCTGTAACATTTTACTTGTGCCAGAAGCCCTGAACCTAGCTACTGATGGTGGCAGGCCACCAGCCTGAGGTGAGTTTGTAGAAGCAGTGGTTACCTTGGAATGGCAATAGATGCATCTGGCCGTGCTGAAGGATGCATTCAATATGAAATTTGGCAAGACACATTTGTATCTTAGTATGGCATTTTCGATTAAGTGATACCTATTTTAGCGATTTCACATGGCATAATTGTCTCAACTGGCATATCTATGGGAATTATTATTTTATGCTGCCATTTTTATAGATTTAGTCTTGAGGTGTCATTTCCAGCATCATGGTTACTTGAATGTCATTCATATGTTTGTCTCCTGATGATGATATCATTGCTTTTAATTTTATCATTTGTAGCGAAATATTTAACTTCCTAGCTAACTATTTTAATGGTGAATTAGTGATTAATTATGTGCATTTTATGAGCAGGTTTTACTTGGGTCAATGGCTGCTCTTTCCCTGATGACTATTGTGAGCGTTGTGATTGGACGGATCTTTCAGTCTGTACCAGCACAGTTTCAAACAAGTTAGTAACGCTACATACCTTGCTAGCTAAATCAGTTGGTTGTGTTTTAAAGAAAATTTCAACACTTCCTCTGTTACTGATGCAAAATGGTTTGTAATATAGATGTGTTATGCTTTGCACTCAGGTATACTAACAGACATACACACAAACATGTTTTTTCTGCAGCTTTGCCAATAGGAGAATATGCAGCAGTTGCGCTCCTtgcgttttttggtttcaaatcaATTAAAGATGCATGGGCACTTCCAGATAATACAAATGGGAATCTTGAAGAAAACTCTGAATCTGGCGAACTAGCTGAAGCTGAGGAGCTTGTTAAGGAAAAGGTTGTGCTTTCCAGATATTTTGATTCTGTCGTGCTTTCCTGTATAAAGGCTCACCGTCCAGTATCCAACTTCGACCATTACTTTTCATGTGAACAAGCTAGTAAAATATTGTATAAGTTCTAGTATTGTGGAATATTGTTTCATAATAAATCTGATGTTACTGTTTTCACTTGCCCAATCTTGATATTTTGTTATGCATTGCAAGCCAAAACTAAAGAGGTTTGACTTTGACTACACGTTTTCTAATACATCACCTATCTCCAAACGGATGTAGCATAAATCTTTTGCTTTACTTTAAGTTCCTGAAAATCTGCAGCAGCTATGCAGTGGCCAAGCAAAGATTTGCTGCTCTAGCATGTGATGCTTTTGTGAATTTATTTATTCAACTGTGTTCCAGACAAACTTGAAGTGATGAAATTTCCCTGCCTTCCTGCCATCTTTTGTTTACTGAAAGGTTGTTTGCTTTGTAGGTTTCACAGAAACTCACCAGTCCTCTGGCGATTATCTGGAAATCCTTTAGTCTTGTTTTCTTTGCGGTAAGTTGTTTCTCATCTTCAGAAACATTATCTGTCTAATACTTACAGCTGCATAAGCTCGGATGTTAAATCTTGTCAATTCATGAACAATGGTTTATCGATTGCCGAACTTTCCGTACATGTAGGAGTGGGGTGATCGTTCTATGCTGGCTACAATTGCATTAGGTGCCGCACAGGTCTGTTCAGCACATAGATACATCGCTTGCTTGATGAGTTGGTCCAGCTCTGTGTAAGCATAAACCAGGCTCTTATTTTTGCAGTCTCCTTTGGGCGTTGCTAGCGGGGCCATAGCTGGACACTTGATTGCAACTTTGTTTGCGATTATTGGAGGAGCATTCCTAGCCAACTACCTGTCCGAGAAACTGGTAAGATAGCTAAAATACTTATGGTCGATTTTTTATACTTTCGCTTGTCGTCAGTTTCAGATACTTCGTGAGTACAGGCATAAATTGTAATGCAGCTGCGAATAGTGTATTGCTAGTTCTGGTTGCTTCTTGTTTAGATTAATCATGAACACTTCGGCTCATTTTTGTGCATCATTTTGAGAGCTTGGCTTTAGTTCATATGGCTTACGATAAAATGCATATCTCACCAGGTTGGTCTGCTGGGAGGAGTACTATTTTTGCTGTTTGCCGCCGCCACGCTTTTTGGTGTATTCTGATCTGTCTGAAGAATCTGCTGCCCGCAGTAGTTTTTCACATTGCCAATGTGGTAACAAATTCTGAAGTTTGAGGGGCATTCCACTCTGAAGTTTTAGTTGCGAAAATTCTATGTATGTAATTGTAATTAGGTATTCCTGGACTTTTCAGAAGATTTTGATGTGTATAATTGTTGCTGTATCTTGAATGTCATGTTAAGTATGTCTTGTAGGATATCTGGATTCCTTTTGTGTGTGAAAACTAAACGCTGTCATCGTATCTTCGAGAGCCCATGTAGCTAAGGCATGTACCTATCCCATAAACAAAGGCCTGATACCTCATTGTAAATTTGTAATTGCATCTCTGATATCAATAAAGTGAAAGACCGGGGCTGTCTGCATATTCTTGTTCCGATTGATACTTTGATAGGAGAGTCAGACTTTTTTTTAGTGAATATATAAGACTGTTCAGCATTTTTGCGCTCATGGAGTTTACACGCTCGTTCCAGAAGAGATGCCTAGGTTTCGGTCTTCATTCTTCAGAAATATGTAAAGGGCTCATGTTGATGGAAGCAACACCTGAATCTCATACCGTTCTTCAAAAATGTTTGCCAGATGTTTTGTGGGATCAGAGAGATCAATTTTATTTCGGAAGGGCCAATCTCTCTCCCTGCTTTGTCCAGAGTTCTTTTTTACTTTGTCTAAGGACAGTACACGCCTTTGCAGCAAGTAAAGCTGAAGATCTATCATAGCTCGTCAACTTACCTTTATCTTTGTGCTGTTGCTGCTTTAAAAAAATGTGCAAGTTCAGAAGCTCTTAAACAAAGAACCACACGCTGATTCAGGGACCTTATATCCACTTACTAGAGCCACTTTTTAGGTGCTCAAAATCCTCACGGAGTTTATCATTTGCAACTACAAGCACATTATTGTTTTAATGTCAAGCTCCTTCGCCACTTCAAAAACTCTATCACAGGATTCTTTTACTTTAGGCAATTCTAGAGCAAAAGACTCCTCAGTAGATTTCTTGGTGgtttgtttttcttcaagatcttgACTTAGAGTTGCAATTTCATTAGAATAATTAGGCTCATGATCTGGCATTTTCTCGATAATTTTCTTGCTCTCAATAGCAATAGTCAAAATTTCAAGGAAGTTAGAGCAAACAATTTATCTTTACGAAGAGCATGAAATTACAACTCACCCTTCTTTTTTAAGGAGACAACATCATCCTCCTCTTCTTAataatcttcatcttcatcaccacgaGAAAGATAATCTTCCAAGGTAGGAGATATCGTAGAAGTCctagccataaggcatatatgggaACCGAGAGATGATGGACATAATGAGCTACTTCAAGCCTCGACTTGACACATAGTATCTttcgtttcctctacattgttagttagacaaatactagaggaaatagaagtacTTTTATCATAGAAATAAGGAATAACAAACATGTCATCATGAGATGTAGATAAACAATTTGCAAATGATATGCAAAGACTATCAACACAACAATGTATAGCATTTACGGTGCTAGAAGTGTTTAAATCCAAAGATGAagtattgcaatgagatagatgaaggatcatcaataatAAATTCATAATCAACattgcaatgttcatcaccactcaccttaGCACTtccttgtgtcttgccacacgttggtgaagtggatgaaagtTCATCACGACCGAAAGTGGAGGGAATACAACCATCCTCAGTagcattggacacatcatatactTCTTGAagttttgtccataactcatgagagCTCCGAAAAGGCATGATTGCAAAAGTATCTACATTGCTCAAAGCATTAGCAAGCACATTAGAAGCTTGAGCATTGAGATATAAAATTTTCTCATCCTATAAAGATAGATTTTGGGAATCTattggaggagaaaaacctatatctacaatttgtTCCTTATTTGGGTCCATGGCCCAAAAATGATTAGGAacgcaaattttccaaacatcataatttgtgttATCGAATATAAAAGTGTACCCGCAAAAAAAGAATATAaaagtgtcattgtgcactaatgTCCTAGCCTAGATCTTCACTCTCAAGATGGTGAATCCTAAAATGATAGACCCGGTTCTGATACCAATTAGAAGGACAGGGGTGTTGCCTagaggggtgaataggcggtttaacaaTTTACGATATGAGCTTAACAAATGAGGACTAAAACCAACGCTTAACTAGGAACACCTATTTTCACCAACAACTTACTGTAAGCAAGACATGCAACTATGTGATAtaaatatatataacttcaagcataaaatctatcacaaagtaaagcgcATAAATAAAGAGCTTGAGTATAtaaataaccgaggcacacggagacgacggtgtatcccgaagttcacactcttgcgagtgctactctccgttggagaggtgtggAGGCACAATGCTCCCAAACGCCATGATGGCTCATTGTATTCTCCTAGAGCCTTTCCACCAAAAGGGAAGTCCTAGACCCTTTGCTCAAATACTTATCTCTCAAATTCCACCAAAGTACAAATGCTTATTGggaaataagagaggaagaacaaataaatcCCCCaaaaaactccaagatctagatccactaTATTCTCCTCACTAATAAAGGATATTAATTGGtgggaatgtagatctagatctcctctcactTTTTCCTCAATAAGGAGGAATGGGCTCACCGCTGGAACCAACCTGTTGCCGCTGGAATGTTATGGTATATGCATGATTTTTGAGTCGCCGAGTCAAGTCAAGTCGCCGAGGCCGAGACTCGTGACTTCGTGACTTGACTCGGTGACTAGGCCTTGTATAGTCGCCCCAAGTCGCCTAGCATGTACTAGCAGTTTTTTTCAATCTTTGTAACATCAAACGTGTAACAGCAGAGTCTGAACGGCCAGCCTCTGCCTCCAGACATGTCATCTATCACACCCAGGCCTGCCAGGCCCAGCCCAACTAACAACTCCCAGCCTACCCCCGTCACTAAAACCTAGAATCTGAACGGCCAACCTTTGCCTCCTCCTAGCCTCCTCCTAGCGCCGCCAGCCTCTGCGCCGCCGGTGAGGAGCGGCGGCGGACGGAGGCAGCCAGCCTCGCAGCCTCGCCGCGCGACCCTCTCCTTCCTCCTAGCGCCGCCGGCCTTGCAACCTCCTGAGCTCTGCACTTTCTCTCCCTTTCTCTCTAAAATCCGGTGGCGGCTCGAGCCTCTCCTCCTAAGCCGCTGTATAGTCGCAGGAAGTCGCCGCTGAGCCAGTGACATGGCACGACTTGCTCCGTTAGTCAAGTCGCCTTCGCGACCCAGCCACGCCGTGATGACTCGGCGATTAGTCGGCGACTAATCGGCGATTGGTCAGTGACTCAAAAACCATGGGTATATGCCGAAAGGCTGTACCGAGCGTTAACCCAGCGACTGCCAAACTAATTTTGGCCCGCCGAGTTTAAGCTAGCGCATGATTTTGAGCCAGCCCAACCTTGTGTACTAGTTGCCATTCCGGCGAGCATTCCGGCTCACCGGTCTGTGCGTCGGACCAGTTGGGTGTGTAAATCGACACCGCCGATTTTACAGCCGGATTGGGTCGCACAATTCCTCCAAACGGCTAGTTTTATCCCTTTGATTATAAATAGTCTTTCTTTCTCCTTGAGAAGGTTAGATCAACCATTCATTTAGatatctctctcatactccattgttgaaCTTCAAAAGCTTGCTTTCTCTCCCATTCCTCGTATGATTCTTGCATCTTCCTGAAGAAtttggaagaggagatctagatctacaatctctATCAATCAATTCctactctaagtgaggggaactcttgagatctagatcttggagttatttgttgatttcctccattgttcttcctttTTAATTCCTCCATAGCACTTGTTGCTCTGGCGGgacttgagtgtgaaggatttgaacacctttggtgctcttgctttgcatcattgcatagtgttgatctTTCCATTATGGTTAGTTCGAGCGAgataccgtgagcttgttactcttggaaggtgacctcctagttggattggtggttggtgctccggtgatctctttgtggaagattgtgaagaggcgaaGGCTTCTTTGTCGAGCTTGTGAAGTGGGTGTGGAGCTTGACATCTCCAGAGTGGATGAAAAGCTAGCCATAAGGAGATGGCCTTTGTCCTTCGTGGTATTTGCTTGGAGAAGAatgtgagccttcgtggcattcGGGGGACCTTCTTGGTAGCCCACATCTCTCCAACGTGACGTACCTCACTTCGTGTGAGGGAACacaggaatacatcttcgtctcccgtgcataggttatctctatacccgagtcatttagagcatctccaatcgcgtcccccaaagcgtcccccaaaccgcgccggattgagcgtttgggggacgtgtttcgttcgtgccgcgtttgggggacgtcgctccccagtcgcgtcccccaaacaaaatttcgcaaattttaaacttaactagattcgattagattcgtccaaatttacatagattcgaacgaaatttgactaactttaaaactaaacctaatctagaaccgcttgcggcggccggaggcgtcgtagtactgctggaagttgtacatctcgtcggtgacgacctcacgctgccgcgctcgtcgacgggctcgtccacgggctcgtccttcaccaagccgcttggtcctgcctcgccgtcgtcggtgaggtccaccagcggcttgccggagtcgaggatggacatggcgatcgccgcgtccaggtcgcccctccaggcgtccttgtcgtccatggacgccatgaacgccgcccgcagccctgggcagtcctcggggtcgtcgctgctggcgatgagccgctactgccgctcgtactccgcccgaCGGCGCcgctgcgacgcttcctccggctcctccttcacctccggcttcgggatgaggagggcgccgccgcgcctcccttgctgccgcccgctgccgctaccgccacgcctcgtgttgacgggcgtcgccggctcctccttgacctcccgtttggagacggtgtagggcgccgaccgatacgacgaggacggcgtcgatcgcgccgatcgcgccggtcccgaggaagaagagtgcgaggaggacgagtaagtcgtcctcctcggctgccattgaggagacggctgcggcgacgacggcatctccagccgcggagcgccgttgcggaggccgcggatgacgttctcgagggtgcgcccggAACGCCCCGAACGagcgcggccgtccttgttccagctgttggggccaccgacgagcccgtcggtgctgcgcatctcgacgtcgtacttcgcctggaagtacgacgtccaccaggcgtcgttgttgtcgatcgcccacgtcggatccctccgctcctgggcggtgagttgagcccgacgggccttgacggcgtcccaccattggtccgtgcgcggcttcggcggcggcggaacgccaatgccgttcgcggccatcttccagccgccgctgcttggcagccgcatgtccggcgggactggataccgggcgcggtacagcgcccacgcctccgccacggtgaggctgccgcgtccgaagccgttcgccgcggcgatcttgcgggaggacgacattttttgagcggcgaggagaggatctgggagggggaggcggcggcgacgagaaggattATGAGCGGCGCTAACTGCAGGCCGCCAAAAAACACCCGCGGCAGcgtgtggttgcacgcaataactccggcgcggacggccacgcggccatgcacgacgagacgcgtccctgcgtcgcctgggaaaacagggacgccattaacgtcgcttgaccaaaggtaggcgacggggttttagccttccgtgccgctgacgggtcgggcccgcgtcggttggcctcgcttttcgttgtgtccggcgtccccggagcgtcccctgtgggacggggacgggctcggggcgccggacaccgtataggggcgcgccggacaaaaaagggctttgggggacgcggctggaacgctttttttgtccggcgcgccc
This region of Lolium perenne isolate Kyuss_39 chromosome 2, Kyuss_2.0, whole genome shotgun sequence genomic DNA includes:
- the LOC127331155 gene encoding GDT1-like protein 2, chloroplastic, with the protein product MPTRATLSQKPPGVPVPMASRACGHSGLPAARRHAGRHALLLPAASAAPPCVSQPASRRRSHAHLACAAAGLHSTEARRGLEFSSTSSADRPPALCWTSSGAPRVVSSSYLARCRSLSWLKPIRHDVRVQTSNVNLGAGSYDGDQTGSHGEQLDSSGTKSTNEPAKPLAGYRYIQAIAVVLLLCALASAFIVFFKGQPSAVVAALAKSGFTAAFTLIFVSEIGDKTFFIAALLAMQYQKALVLLGSMAALSLMTIVSVVIGRIFQSVPAQFQTTLPIGEYAAVALLAFFGFKSIKDAWALPDNTNGNLEENSESGELAEAEELVKEKVSQKLTSPLAIIWKSFSLVFFAEWGDRSMLATIALGAAQSPLGVASGAIAGHLIATLFAIIGGAFLANYLSEKLVGLLGGVLFLLFAAATLFGVF